A window of Spirochaetota bacterium contains these coding sequences:
- a CDS encoding Rrf2 family transcriptional regulator, whose protein sequence is MKKNSILYFSDATMLAIHSISMLTKNFEKDKNSFLTTKEIASTLGASENHLSKVMQVLSKHGYIESIKGPSGGFRLKKDPKSITIKNIIELIEGPISYNFCPFFKNCPTNNCILGNEIIELSHKILELLDNITILEASRKFKLNTN, encoded by the coding sequence ATGAAAAAAAATAGTATATTATATTTTTCAGATGCTACCATGCTTGCAATTCATTCTATATCAATGCTTACCAAGAATTTTGAAAAAGATAAAAATAGTTTTTTAACAACAAAAGAAATAGCATCTACTTTAGGAGCAAGCGAAAACCATCTCTCTAAAGTTATGCAGGTGCTCTCAAAACATGGATATATAGAATCCATAAAAGGTCCTTCAGGTGGTTTTAGATTGAAAAAAGATCCTAAAAGTATAACTATAAAAAATATTATTGAACTCATCGAAGGGCCTATATCTTATAATTTCTGTCCATTTTTTAAAAATTGTCCAACTAATAATTGTATTTTAGGAAATGAAATAATAGAGCTTTCCCATAAAATTTTGGAATTATTAGACAATATTACTATTTTAGAAGCTTCAAGAAAATTTAAATTAAACACTAATTAA